The Vibrio coralliilyticus genome segment GCCATTTCACGTGTGCTGCTTAAAGATGCACCTTTGCTCATTTTGGATGAAGCCACTTCGGCCCTTGACTCAGAAGTCGAAGCTGCAATTCAAGAAAGCCTCAATGAGCTTATGGAAGGGAAAACGGTTATCGCCATTGCCCATCGTCTATCCACCATCGCCGCAATGGATCGATTGATTGTGTTGGACAAAGGACAAATTGTTGAGCAAGGTACTCATCAGGAGCTGATCCAGAACGAAGGCATTTATGCTCAGCTCTGGGCACACCAGACGGGCGGTTTCATCGGCGACGAAGATCAGCAAAAACAAACGGCTTAATCCACCCGTTTAAAAGCATTAAAGCAGAGGTTTCGCCTCTGCTTTTTCGTTTTCGATATTCAATCTGCCACAGAAATTGATATATACTCGCGCCATTCGCATTCAACCAAGTTCAACAAGACCAATGAATAAAAGTTTACTGACAAATGTGCTGGCACTGGCGCTATTAGCTGGCGGTTACCAAACAGACAACCAAGTCGCATTTTACGCCGGCTTGTTTGCTTTTTCTGGCGCAATCACCAACTGGTTAGCGATTCACATGCTGTTCGAGAAAGTACCCGGCTTATACGGTTCTGGCGTGATCCCTGCGCGTTTTGAAGAGTTTAAGGCCGCCATCAAGAACTTGATGATGGAACAGTTTTTCACCGCAGAAAACATTGATCGATTCCTCAACAAAGAAATGTCGGGCAAGACACTCAATCTTGAGCCTGTACTAGAGAAAGTCGATTTCAATCCAACGTTTGATTCTCTGGTCAATGTCATTGCAAACTCTTCTTTTGGCAGCATGCTGGCTATGTTTGGCGGCGCGGAAGCCCTGCAACCGCTGAAAGAACCGTTTGTCGAAAAAATGCAGGAAGCGGTGGTAGAAATCAGCCAGAGCGATGCGGTTAAAGAAGCGCTAAAGGGTCAACTGGAATCGCCAGCCATGATGGAAGAGATTCAGGCCAATATTGAAAACATTATTGACCAGCGCCTAAGTGAACTGACGCCAAAGCTGGTCAAAGAAATCGTCCAGAAAATGATTAAAGAGCATTTAGGCTGGCTGGTAGTTTGGGGCGGCGTGTTTGGCGGTCTAATCGGTATCGCATCATCATTCATTGCCTGATGTAGAACCCAGCAATTGACGAACAAGGGAAGCGAATGCTTCCCTTTTCTTTTTCTAGAGTGTTGCTATCAAATCCGCGTTTACACCAAAGCTGGTTTTGTGCTCTTCAATCACTACTTCACTTCGCGTCTGAATCACACCGGGTAAGGTACCCAGCTTAGTCGACATAAAATTCTGATACGCTTTCATATCTTTAACTCGAACCTTAATCATGGTGTCAAAATCACCAGATAATGAATAACACTCTTCTATCTCTGGCATATCTTCCACCGCTTTAGCGAACTTCTCAAAGATTGAGAAGCTGGTTTGGTCGAGACGGATGTGAATAAAAACCTGCACATCTAAACCCAATTTCTCTGGGCTGAGCTCAGCGTGATAGCCCTTGATATAGCCTTCTTTTTCAAGGCGTTTAACCCTTTCAGAGCAAGGTGAGGTGGTCAAGTTTACTTGCTTAGCAAGCTCTACAACAGGTAGGCGACCTTTTAGGTTTAAGGTACGGAGGATTTCACGATCAATTCTATCTAAGTCCATTTAACGCTCTGATTAGATGTCTTTCTTTATGCTTATCATAATCGAAACAAGTCAATGAAACCTAATAAAGGAACAGCTTTAGAAGAAATTTTATTAGCAAGAATAGAAATTTATGCGGCTTCAACGTTCGAGAGCTCACGCTCTTGGACTAAGTCTGCCTGAGTGTTGCACACACGACAAAACGCCTGCTTTTCCATTTTTACATAATGGGCACCCTGGAAGAGGGTTGCAAAGAAACACGCCAAACTCTTTTTCACCGAGTCATGCTCTTCTTGGCATCGCTTCATAACAACTTTGTGGGCAGTCACTTTTTGGCAGCAATGGCAATATACCTGAGGCATTTTCTCTCTCCGTGAGCGATAGCGTTATTGATAGTGGACATATTAGTAAGGCCTTAGTTCCAATTGCTCAAATTTTCATTTTCAATTTGTGAACCAAGTTCAATTATCAACCAGCTTTATTAAAAAAGCCCCGAATATCGGCAACGTAGTTCACTTAAGAGGAGCTGCGTAGCGATTAACAGGGTATCGGGTCTTTGATATTTTTACCGCCCTAGGCCGATTTGGCTTAGGGCGTTTGTCTATAAAGAGGATAGATAAATCTCCTCGAAGGCTCTTTAAGCGTTTCGGCGTGTTACCTAAAGACACCGCTTTACTCATCATTTTGAGCTGGCTGGCTATAAACTGGCAAGCGTACTTAAAGCTGATTTCATTAGGTAAGCGTCCGTGTTCAACGGCAGCTTGACTAGCCTCTCGTCTCACCAAGTTATAACCAAGTAATAACCCCCACAGCTCTTGATAGACGAGTTCGACTGTTTTGCTTCTCAACACTAAAGCGTTGTGTTGCATTGAGCTCTTGATGTCACGGTAACCTAATTCGATTTCCCATCTTTCATGATAAAGCTCTGCCACAGATTGAGCGTCATACTGCTCTCTAGGAAGCGAGGTAAACACCGTTTTGGATTTACCTTGAACCTCATAACTGACGGCTCTGACTGTCCATTTTTCTGGAAGACGAGGATTCTTTTTACGAGCTTGCGGTGAGACCTTCATCTCCACAAGCATGTCACTGCTTTCTTTATCATCCAGTAGAGTATATTTGACTCCTTTCCTTGCAGGGAGAAGCCAGTGTCTATTTATTCCACTGTTTTGCAGAGAAAGGAGTAAATCTGCACCATAAAAACCTTTATCCAGTAACGTCACTGAGTTGTCTGGTAGAGCGTTGATGAAAGGCATCGCTAGAGGAATTTCACCTCGGCGATACGGGCTTATCGCCGCATCAACGATGACATGAGAGCGAACATTCATCATAGTCACAACTCTCAATACTGGATGAGGTGTTTGTCTGTTGCTAGACGTATTTCCAGAGCCAAAATGTTCCCTCAATTCTGGTGTGTCAGCCGTTCTAAAAAGAGCGCCATCGACAGCAAAAACTTGTAAGCCTTGCCATGTATCATCAGGGTATCGCTCAAGTCCCCACGTTTTCCCACATTGCTTAAACAGCCATTCGGGTGCTGCTTTGCCTAAGCGTTGTCTTGCTTGGGTTAAGGCGCTCTTTGCCAATAGCTCTTCATCAGCCAAACCGTCAGCACAGACATTCATTCTTCGAGCGACTTCGGCAATGGGTTCATTGCGGAAAAAAGCCATACCCACAATCAGCCACAACACCATATCGCTCGGTAATCGGCGTCGACGGATAGTCGCTTTATCGGACAGTGAGGCTGCTTTAGCTACCCACGCATCGGGAATGTGTTCAGAAAAGGTGGTGAGTTGGGCAACATCAACAGGGTTTTCTTCAAGGAAGTCGGCAAAGAAGTGTTGAATAGACATAAAAAATCGGAAACCTATAAACAGATTTCCGATTGTCTCTCATCAGAAGGATCGGTCAACCGATCCTTATCTGATCTACATTGCCGAATATCGGGGCTTTATGTTTCGTCGGTTTACCGCTTACTCAAGCTCAGTAAGCTGTTTTTCAAACTTCGCATGCTGCACTTTTACCGATTCTTCTGGTTCACCTGTCGTCATGCTTACAACCACAATTGCGATAGTAGAGAAGATGATTCCCGGAACAATTTCGTAAACATCGAACCAACCACCTGTTAGTTGCTTCCATACCACGATAGTCACACCACCAATCACGATACCTGCAAGCGCACCGTTGCGGTTCATACGAGACCAGTACAAGCTAAGCACCAATGCTGGACCAAATGCAGCACCAAAGCCTGCCCAAGCGTAAGACACTAGGCCAAGAACTGAACTGTCTGGCGTCATCGCTAGGATTAGCGCCACGATAGAGATAGCCACTACCGCAATACGGCCAACCATCACAATCTCTTCAGACGTAGCGTCTTTCTTCACAAGCTGCTTGTAGAAATCTTCTGCCAATGCTGAAGAAGAAACCAAAAGCTGTGAGTCCGCAGTACTCATGATTGCAGCCAAGATCGCCGCAAGAAGAACACCTGCAACCACTGGGTGGAAGATAGAGTTCACCAGTAGCATGAAGATCTTCTCGCCGTCATCAATGGATACGCCAGAGTTGGTAACGTAAATCAGACCAACCAGACCAACCAGCATTGCGCCAACCATAGACAGTGCAGTCCAAATCACAGCGATACGGCGAGCCGTGGTCAAATCTTTGTTGCTACGCGCTGCTTTAAAACGAGCCAGAATGTGTGGCTGACCAAAGTAACCTAAGCCCCACGCAACCAAAGAGATGATCGCAATCGCTGACAGCGGTTCACCTTTTGTGTCATTCCAGAAAGTCAGCAACTGAGGGTTGATGTTGGTGAGATCAGAGCTTAGTTGACCAAAACCACCTTCCATCGCTGCAATAGGTACAATCATTAGCGCCGCCGCCATCAGAAGGCCTTGTACAAGGTCAGTCCATGATACCGCTAAGAAGCCACCAAACAATGTGTAAGAAACCACACAAACCGTACCAATAATAACTGCTGTGGTGTAATCCAATCCGAATACCGTTTCAAACAGTTTTCCGCCCGCTACCAGACCAGAGCTGGTATAGAAAAGGAAGAATAAAAGGATAAAGAAAGCAGAGATAACCTGAATCAGTTTCGAATTATCGTTAAAGCGACGTGACAGGAATTCAGGCAACGTCAGAGCATCCGTCGTAATACTGTAAGTACGAAGACGCTTAGCACTGATCAACCAGTTCAGCCAAGTACCCACTAACAGACCACCTGCTAGCCAAAATGCTTCAATACCGGCAGCGTATGCATAACCAGGAAGCCCTAGTAGTAACCAGCCACTCATATCTGACGCACCTGCGGAAAGGGCTGCTGGCCAAGGGCCTAATGAACGGCCACCCAAGAAGTAATCCGCTGAGTTTTTCGTTCGTTGGTATGCAATAACGCCTATTGCCAGCATCAGAATGAGATACGCAATAAACGTGGTCGTAATAGCAAAGCTATTTTCCATGTGTTTGTCCTCTTATAAAAGATCGCCTTCCATGAACGCCCCCACTTACACAGAGTGAGGGCTCTCTGAGAAAGGATTAGTGGGCTTCACTCCCAAGCTCTAGCAAGGTCGCGTTTCCACCCACTGCTGTTATATTTATTGTTCTCGTTCGCTCTGTGATAAAGCGAAGCGATAAGTGTGGATCGTGTGCAACCGGAATCGCAGTCACGTCCGTTTCCGAAACTAGGCCAACAATCGCGCCTGAACGTTTCGCTAATTGGCGGTTGATTGTACGTTCAACCTCCTGATTACCTATGTATCCAACACTACGTACATCCGACTCCAGCAACTGATGATATGCATCAAGAGAGGCAAATTGTAATAGATTCATAGGTAGGGAAGACTGCTTGTAGGCAGCTTCCAAATCTTGGCTAAGTTGCGCATCATCACTGCACAAGATGATGCTATTACCAGCAATTAAGGCCGCTGTCAGCTGAGCTACGGTCGCCTGCTGAGAAGACGCTGATGCCTCCTCTTGAATTATGAGCGCCACCCCACGGCCAGCGGTATACAACTCGTTAGTTTCGCCTGTCGGACCAATCAATTGGTGTGTTTCAGCCAGCAGGGCTGAAGCATGCTCAATATGATAAGCCATCACGGACGCTAAGTTTTTTTGCTCTAACTGCAAAGCCTGTTTAAAAGAAAGCAAACACTCACTTTTAGAATCAAAGCTAGTCAGATTCCAGTTTTCCCAAGCTGAGTAAGCATCAGAAAAACGAGTTACTTGATGAACCATAATCTTTCTCCTTACCAACAGATTAAGAAAACGAAGTTTGTGTAAAACGGAATAGGTAGTGCGGGCCGCCAGCTTTTGGCCCCGTACCAGAAAGGCCCTGACCACCAAACGGTTGCACGCCAACAACCGCACCCACCTGATCACGGTTGATGTAGCAGTTACCCACACGTGCGTGTTTTTCAATCCAGCGGTAAGTGGTTTCGTTGCGGCTATGAATCCCCATAGTCAAACCAAAACCTGTGCTGTTAATGCGATCTACAATCTGATGCAGTTCATTGGCCTTGAAGCGCACAATATGCAGAATCGGGCCAAA includes the following:
- a CDS encoding Lrp/AsnC family transcriptional regulator yields the protein MDLDRIDREILRTLNLKGRLPVVELAKQVNLTTSPCSERVKRLEKEGYIKGYHAELSPEKLGLDVQVFIHIRLDQTSFSIFEKFAKAVEDMPEIEECYSLSGDFDTMIKVRVKDMKAYQNFMSTKLGTLPGVIQTRSEVVIEEHKTSFGVNADLIATL
- a CDS encoding 1-pyrroline-5-carboxylate dehydrogenase, with translation MVHQVTRFSDAYSAWENWNLTSFDSKSECLLSFKQALQLEQKNLASVMAYHIEHASALLAETHQLIGPTGETNELYTAGRGVALIIQEEASASSQQATVAQLTAALIAGNSIILCSDDAQLSQDLEAAYKQSSLPMNLLQFASLDAYHQLLESDVRSVGYIGNQEVERTINRQLAKRSGAIVGLVSETDVTAIPVAHDPHLSLRFITERTRTINITAVGGNATLLELGSEAH
- a CDS encoding DUF445 domain-containing protein, with protein sequence MNKSLLTNVLALALLAGGYQTDNQVAFYAGLFAFSGAITNWLAIHMLFEKVPGLYGSGVIPARFEEFKAAIKNLMMEQFFTAENIDRFLNKEMSGKTLNLEPVLEKVDFNPTFDSLVNVIANSSFGSMLAMFGGAEALQPLKEPFVEKMQEAVVEISQSDAVKEALKGQLESPAMMEEIQANIENIIDQRLSELTPKLVKEIVQKMIKEHLGWLVVWGGVFGGLIGIASSFIA
- the putP gene encoding sodium/proline symporter PutP, with amino-acid sequence MENSFAITTTFIAYLILMLAIGVIAYQRTKNSADYFLGGRSLGPWPAALSAGASDMSGWLLLGLPGYAYAAGIEAFWLAGGLLVGTWLNWLISAKRLRTYSITTDALTLPEFLSRRFNDNSKLIQVISAFFILLFFLFYTSSGLVAGGKLFETVFGLDYTTAVIIGTVCVVSYTLFGGFLAVSWTDLVQGLLMAAALMIVPIAAMEGGFGQLSSDLTNINPQLLTFWNDTKGEPLSAIAIISLVAWGLGYFGQPHILARFKAARSNKDLTTARRIAVIWTALSMVGAMLVGLVGLIYVTNSGVSIDDGEKIFMLLVNSIFHPVVAGVLLAAILAAIMSTADSQLLVSSSALAEDFYKQLVKKDATSEEIVMVGRIAVVAISIVALILAMTPDSSVLGLVSYAWAGFGAAFGPALVLSLYWSRMNRNGALAGIVIGGVTIVVWKQLTGGWFDVYEIVPGIIFSTIAIVVVSMTTGEPEESVKVQHAKFEKQLTELE
- a CDS encoding IS4 family transposase, with translation MSIQHFFADFLEENPVDVAQLTTFSEHIPDAWVAKAASLSDKATIRRRRLPSDMVLWLIVGMAFFRNEPIAEVARRMNVCADGLADEELLAKSALTQARQRLGKAAPEWLFKQCGKTWGLERYPDDTWQGLQVFAVDGALFRTADTPELREHFGSGNTSSNRQTPHPVLRVVTMMNVRSHVIVDAAISPYRRGEIPLAMPFINALPDNSVTLLDKGFYGADLLLSLQNSGINRHWLLPARKGVKYTLLDDKESSDMLVEMKVSPQARKKNPRLPEKWTVRAVSYEVQGKSKTVFTSLPREQYDAQSVAELYHERWEIELGYRDIKSSMQHNALVLRSKTVELVYQELWGLLLGYNLVRREASQAAVEHGRLPNEISFKYACQFIASQLKMMSKAVSLGNTPKRLKSLRGDLSILFIDKRPKPNRPRAVKISKTRYPVNRYAAPLK